The Herbaspirillum sp. RTI4 genome has a segment encoding these proteins:
- a CDS encoding CMD domain protein: MTTQVDYRIGNDVIDQLTGLQADSSLHALRHLREKVVVATQGSYDTLFDPALEDIALDERLLVALYACRLSGAHVLAAHYRSRLEAIPAGAEQADPAQLAVAATGEPEQLPQGRLRAMLLFTRALTQRPVEGDKAALLTLPAAGISTPAVVALSQLIAFISYQVRVLAGLHAMQLANN; the protein is encoded by the coding sequence ATGACGACGCAAGTGGATTACCGCATCGGCAACGATGTCATCGACCAGCTGACCGGCCTGCAAGCCGACAGCAGTCTTCATGCTTTGCGCCATCTGCGCGAAAAAGTCGTGGTGGCGACGCAGGGCAGTTACGACACCCTATTCGATCCGGCGCTGGAAGACATCGCGCTGGATGAGCGTTTGCTGGTGGCCTTGTACGCCTGCCGTCTGAGCGGTGCGCATGTTCTTGCGGCGCATTACCGCAGTCGCCTGGAAGCAATTCCGGCTGGTGCAGAACAAGCTGACCCAGCACAACTGGCGGTCGCAGCAACGGGCGAGCCGGAACAACTGCCGCAGGGTCGTCTGCGTGCCATGCTGCTATTTACCCGCGCGCTGACGCAGCGTCCGGTCGAGGGCGATAAAGCGGCATTGCTGACCTTGCCCGCTGCCGGCATCAGCACCCCGGCCGTGGTGGCACTGTCACAACTGATCGCCTTCATTTCGTATCAGGTCCGGGTTCTTGCCGGTCTGCATGCGATGCAATTGGCAAATAATTAG
- a CDS encoding peroxidase-related enzyme (This protein belongs to a clade of uncharacterized proteins related to peroxidases such as the alkylhydroperoxidase AhpD.) — MSNIIKSHGFTNEVLDWQAWLDVIDLDKASPDQIKVLEESHPKAKVSDYYLFLGHQPDILRQRSAAFNAIMYATGGMPRAERELGALVVSRINGCVYCASVHAQRFEQLAKRNDTVQQVFDDPYTAGTDAREQAIARFSAELTDAPSEVGAASIVALKEVGLNEQEILDLIHSVAIFAWANRLMLNLGEPVF; from the coding sequence ATGAGCAATATCATTAAGTCGCATGGTTTTACCAATGAGGTATTGGACTGGCAAGCCTGGCTGGATGTGATTGATCTGGATAAGGCCAGCCCGGATCAGATCAAGGTGCTGGAGGAAAGTCATCCCAAGGCCAAGGTGTCGGACTATTACCTGTTTCTGGGGCATCAGCCGGACATTCTGCGTCAGCGTTCGGCGGCGTTCAACGCCATCATGTATGCGACGGGCGGCATGCCGCGTGCCGAGCGTGAACTGGGTGCATTGGTGGTTTCGCGGATTAACGGCTGCGTGTATTGCGCGTCGGTGCATGCCCAGCGCTTCGAGCAGCTGGCCAAGCGTAACGATACGGTGCAGCAGGTGTTTGATGATCCCTACACCGCTGGCACCGATGCCAGGGAACAGGCTATCGCCAGGTTTTCAGCCGAGCTGACCGATGCGCCTAGCGAGGTCGGCGCGGCCAGTATTGTGGCCTTGAAAGAGGTGGGGCTCAATGAGCAGGAAATCCTCGACCTGATTCATTCGGTGGCAATTTTTGCCTGGGCCAATCGCTTGATGTTGAATCTGGGGGAGCCGGTTTTTTGA
- a CDS encoding acyl-CoA thioesterase/bile acid-CoA:amino acid N-acyltransferase family protein, which yields MSVLEVSVTPVDALIDVPRRILVTGAVPGERVELASETLRGGHVWRSRACFVADAAGCVDLSQAAAVDGDYTGVSAMGLIWSQRPLREGSRDLFHADVAEPLLTSLSANAVTNTVVDTVVVTGSGKAQTRMVQRLCAGGVTRREVREQGLVGTLFLPQGRGPFPAVMVLNGSGGGINEPRAALYASHGYAAFALGYFKAPGLSDYISNTPLEYFRTGLDWLREKVKPLGGFVALSGQSRGGELVLLLGATFPERVSAVLAYVPSALVHSGQNAADPAIGRNGPTWLLNGQPLTHQWENNRYASWAPFDEGAPPHRHTLAMLTALSDVEAVARARIPVEKIQAPVLLLSATDDGSWPSSVYSKMVRDRLEEGAHPYPVEWHDYQDAGHSILFPFVPTTQTTYVHPVSKRISTSGGEPAANAGADHDSWQHALDFLRHAVEALQ from the coding sequence ATGTCCGTGCTTGAGGTCAGCGTCACGCCGGTCGATGCGCTGATCGACGTGCCGCGCCGCATTCTTGTTACCGGTGCTGTGCCGGGTGAACGGGTAGAGCTTGCCAGCGAGACCCTGCGTGGCGGCCATGTGTGGCGGAGCAGGGCGTGTTTTGTGGCCGATGCCGCCGGTTGCGTCGATCTGTCACAGGCAGCGGCGGTCGATGGCGACTACACCGGTGTTTCTGCGATGGGCTTGATCTGGTCGCAACGACCGCTGCGGGAAGGTTCGCGTGACTTGTTTCATGCGGATGTGGCGGAGCCGCTGCTGACGTCCTTATCCGCTAATGCCGTTACCAATACCGTTGTCGATACCGTTGTCGTAACTGGCAGCGGCAAGGCGCAAACCCGCATGGTGCAGCGTCTGTGCGCCGGGGGTGTCACGCGCAGAGAAGTGCGCGAGCAGGGGCTGGTCGGCACATTATTTTTGCCGCAGGGCAGGGGGCCGTTTCCGGCGGTGATGGTGCTCAATGGTTCCGGCGGCGGCATCAACGAGCCGCGTGCGGCGCTGTATGCGTCGCATGGCTACGCGGCTTTTGCGCTGGGGTATTTCAAGGCGCCGGGCTTGTCGGATTACATTTCCAACACGCCGCTTGAATATTTCCGTACCGGGCTGGATTGGCTGCGGGAGAAGGTCAAACCGCTGGGCGGGTTTGTTGCGCTGAGCGGACAGTCGCGCGGCGGCGAACTGGTCCTGCTGCTGGGAGCGACCTTTCCTGAGCGGGTGTCGGCGGTGCTGGCCTATGTGCCGAGCGCGCTGGTGCATAGCGGACAAAATGCAGCAGACCCGGCAATTGGTCGCAACGGGCCGACCTGGCTGCTCAATGGCCAGCCGCTGACGCATCAGTGGGAAAACAATCGTTACGCCAGCTGGGCGCCCTTCGATGAGGGTGCGCCGCCGCATCGCCATACGCTGGCCATGCTTACTGCGCTCAGTGACGTGGAAGCGGTAGCGCGGGCGCGTATTCCGGTTGAAAAAATTCAGGCACCGGTGTTGCTGTTGTCGGCCACGGACGATGGCTCGTGGCCCTCCAGCGTGTATTCAAAAATGGTCAGAGACCGGCTGGAGGAGGGCGCGCATCCGTATCCGGTCGAGTGGCATGACTATCAGGATGCGGGGCATTCGATTTTATTTCCCTTTGTGCCAACGACCCAGACTACCTACGTCCATCCGGTATCGAAACGCATCAGCACCAGTGGCGGTGAGCCGGCAGCCAATGCGGGCGCAGATCACGACTCCTGGCAACATGCGCTGGATTTTCTGAGGCATGCAGTAGAAGCACTGCAGTAG